From a region of the Geothrix sp. 21YS21S-2 genome:
- a CDS encoding c-type cytochrome, translating to MRFALAVGTFLILVIHGVILYNQFSHKWEAHQIAYFNQAKAMAKGEAERASLEARGPRIEQTVVADFGETRVDRCITCHIASDDPRFSTYQQPLKTHPYSLAMGDVQKNGRWERRHKFSEFGCTVCHDGQGRGLSPKDAHGEDEYWPDPILGAAVQENWRKEFVPMLRGKEYLEANCAQCHTGAHFTGTPTVRKGMDLFYASNCYGCHRIEGLSDGTIGPDLTEVGRKFKIDYLYTRIKDPKSVLATSIMPKFNMLSDQDIKALVIFLKSRKGKNFSETEMDRYRLRATGGAELVQAHIKPVQINPAQMAKQGEQLVLDRACTACHKLGAKDGAIAPDLSFEGLVKDPAWLDSHFRNPRITMPDSIMPAFRFTDDEFKAMTSYLSGLKAVPAMPTPEATYKALCLRCHGEKGDGRGLIAEHLDPSPRDFTKAAFMNSKPMGRLVASISKGVDGTSMPAWGKLVDEKQATALLGYIQTAFVKEPRQEPKARNLPAANPVASSPESIARGEATFVNRCAGCHGRKGDGKGPNSLDILPKPRNLRNGLFMASVNDTRLFDSILYGVQGTAMPSWIDYGMSNNDVGDLVNFLRNLNPKPKGGQNAGTI from the coding sequence ATGAGATTCGCACTCGCCGTCGGAACCTTCCTGATCCTCGTGATCCACGGGGTCATCCTCTACAACCAGTTCTCCCACAAGTGGGAGGCGCACCAGATCGCCTATTTCAACCAGGCCAAGGCCATGGCGAAGGGCGAGGCGGAGAGGGCCTCCCTCGAGGCGCGGGGTCCGCGCATCGAGCAGACCGTGGTGGCCGACTTCGGGGAGACCCGGGTGGACCGCTGCATCACCTGCCACATCGCCTCCGACGACCCCCGGTTCTCGACCTACCAGCAGCCCCTCAAGACCCACCCCTATTCGCTGGCCATGGGCGACGTCCAGAAGAACGGCAGGTGGGAGCGCCGGCACAAGTTCAGCGAGTTCGGCTGCACCGTGTGCCACGACGGCCAGGGCCGGGGCCTCAGCCCCAAGGACGCCCACGGGGAGGACGAGTACTGGCCCGACCCCATCCTCGGAGCCGCGGTCCAGGAGAACTGGCGCAAGGAGTTCGTGCCCATGCTCCGGGGCAAGGAGTACCTGGAGGCCAACTGCGCCCAGTGCCACACCGGCGCCCATTTCACCGGCACGCCCACCGTGCGCAAGGGCATGGACCTCTTCTACGCCAGCAACTGCTACGGCTGCCACCGCATCGAAGGGCTCTCGGACGGCACCATCGGCCCCGATCTCACGGAGGTGGGCCGCAAGTTCAAGATCGACTACCTGTACACCCGCATCAAGGATCCCAAGTCCGTGCTGGCCACTTCCATCATGCCCAAGTTCAACATGCTCTCCGACCAGGACATCAAGGCCCTGGTCATCTTCCTCAAGAGCCGCAAGGGCAAGAACTTCTCCGAGACGGAGATGGACCGCTACCGCCTGCGCGCCACCGGCGGCGCGGAACTGGTCCAGGCCCACATCAAGCCCGTCCAGATCAACCCCGCCCAGATGGCGAAGCAGGGCGAGCAGCTGGTCCTCGACCGCGCCTGCACCGCCTGCCACAAGCTCGGCGCCAAGGACGGGGCCATCGCTCCCGACCTCAGCTTCGAGGGACTCGTGAAGGATCCCGCGTGGCTGGATTCCCACTTCAGGAATCCGCGCATCACCATGCCGGACTCCATCATGCCGGCCTTCCGGTTCACCGACGACGAGTTCAAGGCCATGACCTCCTACCTGTCCGGCCTGAAGGCGGTGCCGGCCATGCCCACCCCCGAAGCCACCTACAAGGCGCTCTGCCTGCGCTGCCACGGGGAAAAGGGTGACGGCCGCGGGCTCATCGCCGAGCACCTGGACCCGTCCCCCCGGGACTTCACCAAGGCCGCCTTCATGAACTCCAAGCCCATGGGCCGCCTGGTGGCCTCCATCAGCAAGGGCGTTGACGGGACGTCCATGCCCGCCTGGGGAAAGCTGGTGGACGAGAAGCAGGCCACGGCCCTCCTGGGCTACATCCAGACGGCCTTCGTCAAGGAGCCCCGCCAGGAGCCCAAGGCCCGGAACCTGCCCGCCGCCAACCCGGTGGCCTCCAGCCCCGAGTCCATCGCCCGCGGCGAAGCCACCTTCGTCAACCGGTGCGCGGGCTGCCACGGCCGCAAGGGCGACGGCAAGGGGCCCAACTCCCTGGACATCCTCCCCAAGCCGAGGAACCTGCGCAACGGCCTCTTCATGGCCAGCGTGAACGACACCCGGCTCTTCGACTCCATCCTCTACGGCGTCCAGGGCACGGCGATGCCGTCCTGGATCGACTACGGCATGAGCAACAACGATGTGGGCGATCTCGTGAACTTCCTCAGGAATCTCAATCCCAAACCCAAGGGGGGCCAGAATGCAGGAAC
- a CDS encoding cytochrome b N-terminal domain-containing protein encodes MSKETASPSLLTAVKELPGNVWKSIFRNPLPTNDLERSSTSFTNFFLHIHPVKVHKNTLRPLYTLGLGLVSFFLFVILVITGILLMFYYVPSTTQAYDRMLDLRGSVAFGTILRNMHRWSAHGMVAVVVMHLCRVFLTGSYKKPREFNWVLGVVLLLLTLLMSFTGYLLPWDQLAFWAITVGTAIAGYAPVIGKDIQFLLMGGSTVGQEALLRFYVLHVAVLPAVLTMAIAIHFWRIRKDGGLSRPADADPTPPMEMMAAMTDPKPSLLEGKKTYGLQGLVRGPLTKVNNIPDNTVFSWPNLFMSELFVFVMTLAVILVLALLFNAPLEEPVNVMHPPNPAKAPWYFLGLQEMVSYSAFWGGIGVPGIFVGLLLLTPYLDRSPKGVGVWFSKDRLLANTIFLTFLLANVIFVIIGTFFRGPNWAFVTPW; translated from the coding sequence ATGAGCAAAGAGACGGCAAGCCCCTCCCTCCTGACCGCGGTGAAGGAACTGCCGGGGAACGTGTGGAAGTCGATCTTCCGCAATCCCCTGCCCACCAACGACCTGGAACGTTCCAGCACCAGCTTCACCAACTTCTTCCTGCACATCCACCCGGTGAAGGTGCACAAGAACACCCTTCGGCCCCTCTATACCCTGGGCCTCGGCCTGGTCTCGTTCTTCCTCTTCGTGATCCTGGTCATCACCGGGATCCTCCTGATGTTCTACTACGTCCCCAGCACGACCCAGGCCTACGACCGGATGCTTGACCTGCGCGGATCCGTCGCCTTCGGGACCATCCTTCGCAACATGCACCGCTGGTCCGCCCACGGCATGGTCGCGGTGGTGGTCATGCACCTGTGCCGGGTGTTCCTCACGGGCTCCTACAAGAAGCCCCGGGAGTTCAACTGGGTGCTGGGCGTCGTCCTGCTGCTGCTGACCCTGCTCATGAGCTTCACGGGGTACCTGCTCCCCTGGGACCAGCTGGCCTTCTGGGCCATCACCGTGGGCACCGCCATCGCCGGCTACGCTCCCGTCATCGGCAAGGACATCCAGTTCCTGCTCATGGGGGGATCCACCGTGGGCCAGGAGGCGCTGCTGCGCTTCTATGTCCTCCACGTGGCCGTGCTCCCCGCCGTGCTGACCATGGCCATCGCGATCCACTTCTGGCGCATCCGCAAGGATGGCGGCCTCTCCCGGCCCGCCGACGCCGACCCCACCCCGCCCATGGAGATGATGGCCGCCATGACGGACCCCAAGCCCTCCCTCCTGGAGGGCAAGAAGACCTACGGCCTCCAGGGCCTGGTGCGCGGGCCCCTGACCAAGGTGAACAACATCCCGGACAACACGGTCTTCTCCTGGCCGAACCTCTTCATGTCCGAGCTTTTCGTGTTCGTCATGACCCTCGCGGTGATCCTGGTGCTCGCGCTGCTCTTCAACGCGCCGCTGGAGGAGCCTGTCAACGTCATGCATCCGCCCAACCCCGCCAAGGCGCCCTGGTACTTCCTGGGCCTCCAGGAGATGGTGTCCTACTCGGCGTTCTGGGGCGGCATCGGGGTTCCGGGCATCTTCGTGGGGCTGCTGCTGCTCACGCCCTACCTGGACCGCTCCCCCAAGGGCGTGGGCGTGTGGTTCTCCAAGGACCGCCTCCTGGCCAACACCATCTTCCTGACCTTCCTCCTGGCGAACGTCATCTTCGTCATCATCGGAACGTTCTTCCGCGGTCCCAACTGGGCCTTCGTTACCCCTTGGTGA
- a CDS encoding ubiquinol-cytochrome c reductase iron-sulfur subunit produces the protein MAVSRRRMLAWITGTGLVGSGVLSAVSNFVFIKPRATYGQPQRFSIGKPDDFPAGTRIALEARRICVVREGNKLAALSTTCTHLGCIVGLADTGFACPCHGSRFDSDGTVTGGPAPRALPWYKITLAPNGEIEVDKDTEITPGSYLTL, from the coding sequence GTGGCGGTTTCGCGCCGGAGGATGCTGGCCTGGATCACCGGCACGGGCCTGGTCGGCTCGGGCGTCCTGAGCGCCGTCTCCAACTTCGTGTTCATCAAGCCCAGGGCCACCTACGGCCAGCCGCAGCGGTTCAGCATCGGCAAGCCCGACGACTTTCCGGCGGGCACCCGCATCGCCCTGGAGGCCCGTCGCATCTGCGTCGTGCGCGAAGGCAACAAGCTCGCGGCCCTGAGCACCACCTGCACCCACCTGGGCTGCATCGTGGGCCTGGCCGACACGGGCTTCGCCTGCCCCTGCCACGGATCGCGGTTCGATTCCGACGGCACGGTCACCGGCGGCCCCGCCCCGCGCGCGCTTCCCTGGTACAAGATCACGCTGGCCCCCAACGGCGAGATCGAAGTGGACAAGGACACCGAGATCACCCCCGGGAGCTACCTGACCCTATGA